One part of the Arabidopsis thaliana chromosome 1 sequence genome encodes these proteins:
- the NG1 gene encoding Pentatricopeptide repeat (PPR-like) superfamily protein (Pentatricopeptide repeat (PPR-like) superfamily protein; CONTAINS InterPro DOMAIN/s: Pentatricopeptide repeat (InterPro:IPR002885); BEST Arabidopsis thaliana protein match is: Pentatricopeptide repeat (PPR) superfamily protein (TAIR:AT1G62680.1); Has 62070 Blast hits to 15065 proteins in 304 species: Archae - 4; Bacteria - 67; Metazoa - 643; Fungi - 921; Plants - 58400; Viruses - 0; Other Eukaryotes - 2035 (source: NCBI BLink).), giving the protein MRRSTTISIASKANKFLNLCLLQKGNPVIVPFISRFWGRTFSTKRSSMNLEEEIDLFCKMIQSRPLPSIVDFSKVLSKIAKSKNYDLVISLFHHMEVCGIGHDLYSYNIVINCLCRCSRFVIALSVVGKMMKFGYEPDVVTVSSLINGFCQGNRVFDAIDLVSKMEEMGFRPDVVIYNTIIDGSCKIGLVNDAVELFDRMERDGVRADAVTYNSLVAGLCCSGRWSDAARLMRDMVMRDIVPNVITFTAVIDVFVKEGKFSEAMKLYEEMTRRCVDPDVFTYNSLINGLCMHGRVDEAKQMLDLMVTKGCLPDVVTYNTLINGFCKSKRVDEGTKLFREMAQRGLVGDTITYNTIIQGYFQAGRPDAAQEIFSRMDSRPNIRTYSILLYGLCMNWRVEKALVLFENMQKSEIELDITTYNIVIHGMCKIGNVEDAWDLFRSLSCKGLKPDVVSYTTMISGFCRKRQWDKSDLLYRKMQEDGLLPL; this is encoded by the coding sequence ATGCGGAGATCGACCACGATCTCAATTGcatcaaaagcaaataaatttCTCAATCTGTGTCTTCTCCAGAAAGGTAATCCTGTAATTGTTCCTTTCATTAGCCGTTTCTGGGGAAGAACTTTTTCTACTAAGAGATCGAGTATgaatttagaagaagaaattgatttgTTCTGTAAAATGATTCAATCTCGTCCTCTTCCTTCAATAGTTGATTTCAGTAAAGTATTGAGTAAAATCGCCAAATCGAAGAATTACGATCTTGTGATCTCTCTGTTTCACCATATGGAAGTTTGTGGAATTGGTCATGATCTTTATAGTTACAACATTGTGATTAATTGTTTATGTCGATGCTCTCGATTTGTTATTGCTTTATCTGTTGttgggaagatgatgaagtttGGTTACGAGCCTGATGTTGTCACGGTTAGTTCTTTGATTAATGGATTTTGTCAAGGGAATAGAGTTTTTGATGCTATAGATTTGGTTAGTAAAATGGAGGAAATGGGATTTAGACCAGATGTTGTTATCTACAACACGATCATCGACGGTTCTTGTAAGATCGGGTTGGTGAATGACGCGGTGGAGCTGTTTGATCGGATGGAAAGAGATGGGGTTAGAGCTGATGCTGTTACTTATAACTCTCTTGTGGCCGGTCTTTGTTGTTCTGGTAGATGGAGTGATGCAGCTCGGCTAATGAGAGATATGGTAATGAGGGATATTGTTCCTAATGTCATTACTTTCACTGCGGTGATCGATGTGTTTGTGAAAGAAGGGAAGTTTTCGGAGGCGATGAAGTTGTACGAGGAGATGACACGAAGGTGTGTAGATCCGGATGTTTTCACTTACAATTCGTTGATCAACGGTCTTTGTATGCACGGTCGGGTAGATGAGGCCAAACAAATGCTTGATTTGATGGTAACTAAGGGTTGTCTCCCCGATGTAGTGACTTATAATACTCTCATTAACGGGTTTTGCAAGTCTAAGAGGGTTGATGAAGGAACGAAACTCTTCCGCGAGATGGCTCAAAGAGGATTAGTTGGTGACACTATCACATACAACACTATAATCCAGGGCTATTTTCAAGCGGGTAGACCAGATGCGGCGCAAGAAATTTTCAGTCGGATGGATTCTCGTCCCAATATTAGGACGTACAGCATTTTGTTGTATGGGCTTTGTATGAACTGGAGGGTAGAGAAAGCATTGGTGTTATTCGAGAATATGCAAAAGAGTGAaatagaacttgatattaCTACTTATAATATCGTCATTCACGGGATGTGCAAGATTGGTAATGTTGAAGATGCGTGGGACTTGTTTCGTAGCCTTTCTTGCAAAGGACTTAAGCCTGATGTTGTGTCCTACACTACGATGATCTCAGGCTTTTGTAGGAAACGCCAATGGGATAAATCAGATTTGTTGTACAGAAAAATGCAAGAAGATGGGCTTCTTCCATTATAA
- the BETA-VPE gene encoding beta vacuolar processing enzyme (beta vacuolar processing enzyme (BETA-VPE); FUNCTIONS IN: cysteine-type endopeptidase activity; INVOLVED IN: proteolysis, response to salt stress, vacuolar protein processing; LOCATED IN: endomembrane system; EXPRESSED IN: 23 plant structures; EXPRESSED DURING: 13 growth stages; CONTAINS InterPro DOMAIN/s: Peptidase C13, legumain (InterPro:IPR001096); BEST Arabidopsis thaliana protein match is: gamma vacuolar processing enzyme (TAIR:AT4G32940.1); Has 785 Blast hits to 783 proteins in 241 species: Archae - 4; Bacteria - 10; Metazoa - 274; Fungi - 115; Plants - 253; Viruses - 0; Other Eukaryotes - 129 (source: NCBI BLink).), protein MAKSCYFRPALLLLLVLLVHAESRGRFEPKILMPTEEANPADQDEDGVGTRWAVLVAGSSGYGNYRHQADVCHAYQILRKGGLKEENIVVLMYDDIANHPLNPRPGTLINHPDGDDVYAGVPKDYTGSSVTAANFYAVLLGDQKAVKGGSGKVIASKPNDHIFVYYADHGGPGVLGMPNTPHIYAADFIETLKKKHASGTYKEMVIYVEACESGSIFEGIMPKDLNIYVTTASNAQESSYGTYCPGMNPSPPSEYITCLGDLYSVAWMEDSETHNLKKETIKQQYHTVKMRTSNYNTYSGGSHVMEYGNNSIKSEKLYLYQGFDPATVNLPLNELPVKSKIGVVNQRDADLLFLWHMYRTSEDGSRKKDDTLKELTETTRHRKHLDASVELIATILFGPTMNVLNLVREPGLPLVDDWECLKSMVRVFEEHCGSLTQYGMKHMRAFANVCNNGVSKELMEEASTAACGGYSEARYTVHPSILGYSA, encoded by the exons ATGGCTAAGTCTTGCTATTTCAGAccagctcttcttcttctgttagTTCTTTTGGTTCATGCCGAGTCACGCGGTCGGTTCGAGCCAAAGATTCTTATGCCGACAGAGGAAGCTAACCCGGCTGACCAAGACGAAGATGGTGTCGGTACAAGATGGGCGGTTCTCGTCGCTGGTTCTTCTGGATATGGAAACTACAGACACCAG GCTGACGTGTGTCACGCATATCAAATACTAAGAAAAGGAGGtttaaaggaagaaaacatAGTCGTTTTGATGTATGATGATATCGCAAACCACCCACTTAATCCTCGTCCGGGTACTCTCATCAACCATCCTGACGGTGACGATGTTTACGCCGGAGTCCCTAag GACTATACTGGTAGTAGCGTTACGGCTGCAAACTTCTACGCTGTACTCCTAGGCGACCAGAAGGCTGTTAAAGGTGGAAGCGGTAAGGTCATCGCTAGCAAGCCCAACGATCACATTTTCGTATATTATGCGGATCATGGTGGTCCCGGAGTTCTTG GGATGCCAAATACGCCTCACATATATGCAGCTGATTTTATTGAAACGCTTAAGAAGAAGCATGCTTCCGGAACATACAAAGAGATG GTTATATACGTAGAAGCGTGTGAAAGTGGGAGTATTTTCGAAGGGATAATGCCAAAGGACTTGAACATTTACGTAACAACGGCTTCAAATGCACAAGAGAGTAGTTATGGAACATATTGTCCTGGCATGAATCCGTCACCCCCATCTGAATATATCACTTGCTTAGGGGATTTATATAGTGTTGCTTGGATGGAAGATAG TGAGACTCACAATTTAAAGAAAGAGACCATAAAGCAACAATACCACACG GTGAAGATGAGGACATCAAACTACAATACCTACTCAGGTGGCTCTCATGTGATGGAATACGGTAACAATAGTATTAAGTCGGAGAAGCTTTATCTTTACCAAGGGTTTGATCCAGCCACCGTTAATCTCCCACTAAACGAATTACCGGTCAAGTCAAAAATAGGAGTCGTTAACCAACGCGACGCGGACCTTCTCTTCCTTTGGCATATG TATCGGACATCGGAAGATGGGTCAAGGAAGAAGGATGACACATTGAAGGAATTAACTGAGACAACAAGGCATAGGAAACATTTAGATGCAAGCGTCGAATTGATAGCcacaattttgtttggtcCGACGATGAATGTTCTTAACTTGGTTAGAGAACCCGGTTTGCCTTTGGTTGACGATTGGGAATGTCTTAAATCGATG GTACGTGTATTTGAAGAGCATTGTGGATCACTAACGCAATATGGGATGAAACATATGCGAGCGTTTGCAAACGTTTGTAACAACGGTGTGTCCAAAGAGCTGATGGAGGAAGCTTCTACTGCGGCATGCGGTGGTTATAGTGAGGCTCGCTACACGGTGC